One Spinacia oleracea cultivar Varoflay chromosome 4, BTI_SOV_V1, whole genome shotgun sequence DNA segment encodes these proteins:
- the LOC110778299 gene encoding uncharacterized protein: MKFTNSPVIELVVNNNTLSLQQDNKTMHVGTSVWPGSIVLVKFADHWSSLNPKTPNPNPYSDLLNFSGKRGVELGTGCGVAGMGLYLLGLTDVYLTDIAAVMPALKHNLKKNKPVLKKSLKIAQLYWANSVQIKALSPPFDVVIAADVVYLEETVRPLVETMVKMVAEDGVVLLGYQLRSPEADKLFWEVSGEVFKIEKVPHEDLHPEYNYEETDVYIFRKKKNLIEDEKTVKEDSSS; the protein is encoded by the exons ATGAAATTCACAAACTCACCGGTGATCGAACTCGTCGTCAACAACAACACACTCTCTCTCCAACAGGACAACAAAACCATGCACGTCGGCACCTCCGTGTGGCCCGGTTCCATTGTTCTTGTCAAATTTGCCGATCACTGGTCTTCCTTAAACCCTAAAACCCCAAACCCTAACCCTTACTCCGACCTCCTCAACTTCAGCGGCAAACGCGGCGTCGAACTTGGTACAGGCTGCGGCGTCGCCGGTATGGGCCTCTACCTATTGGGCCTAACCGACGTTTACCTCACCGACATTGCCGCTGTTATGCCAGCTTTAAAGCATAACCTGAAGAAGAATAAGCCAGTATTGAAGAAATCCTTGAAGATTGCCCAGTTGTATTGGGCTAATTCTGTCCAAATTAAGGCTCTTTCACCGCCCTTTGATGTTGTGATTGCTGCTGATGTGGTGTATTTGGAGGAGACAGTGAGGCCATTGGTTGAAACTATGGTGAAAATGGTGGCAGAGGACGGTGTGGTATTGCTTGGGTATCAGTTACGGTCGCCGGAAGCTGATAAATTGTTTTGGGAAGTTTCCGGGGAGGTTTTCAAAATTGAGAAGGTGCCGCATGAAGATTTGCATCCTGAGTATAATTATGAAGAGACTGATGTTTATATTTTCAGGAAAAAGAAGAATTTGATTGA AGATGAAAAAACAGTCAAGGAGGACAGTAGTTCTTGA
- the LOC110778298 gene encoding NAC domain-containing protein 73, whose protein sequence is MTWCNEIDDVQTVEKATFAPPPPPPPPTSSRPVSDNNNSIVVRSVKSCPSCGHQIKFQQQTKINDLPGLPAGVRFDPTDQELIQHLEGKVRRSPNDVGESSSVELHPLIDEFIPTLGGENGICYTHPDKLPGVKNDGQVRHFFHRPSKAYTTGTRKRRKVHSDEDGSETRWHKTGKTRPVLIVGRVRGYKKILVLYTNYGKQKKPQKTNWVMHQYHLGVDQEEKDGELVVSKVFYQTHPRQCGSILKLNGRATNPSLRNELPHYYTHSSIISFHQRTNTNTNTNTNTNTNTNTKASSSTALFPFCCP, encoded by the exons ATGACTTGGTGCAACGAAATCGACGACGTTCAGACGGTAGAGAAAGCCACCTtcgcaccaccaccaccaccaccaccaccaacgtcGTCGAGGCCGGTTAGTGACAACAACAATAGTATAGTAGTAAGATCAGTTAAGTCTTGCCCTTCATGTGGTCATCAGATCAAATTCCAACAACAG ACAAAGATAAATGATCTTCCGGGTTTGCCAGCGGGTGTGAGATTTGATCCAACAGACCAAGAACTAATTCAGCATTTAGAAGGGAAGGTGAGACGATCTCCCAACGACGTCGGCGAATCGTCGTCTGTTGAATTACATCCTCTCATTGATGAGTTTATCCCTACACTTGGAGGGGAAAATGGGATTTGCTACACCCACCCTGATAAATTACCAG GAGTAAAAAATGATGGGCAAGTCCGTCATTTCTTCCACCGGCCATCGAAAGCATACACAACCGGGACAAGAAAGAGAAGGAAGGTACACAGTGACGAGGATGGCAGCGAAACTCGGTGGCACAAAACAGGTAAGACTCGGCCTGTCCTCATCGTTGGCAGAGTAAGAGGTTACAAAAAGATATTGGTGCTTTATACAAACTACGGTAAGCAAAAGAAACCCCAAAAGACCAACTGGGTGATGCATCAATATCATTTGGGCGTGGATCAAGAAGAAAAAGATGGAGAGTTAGTAGTCTCTAAAGTCTTCTACCAAACACATCCAAGACAATGTGGATCAATTTTGAAGCTAAATGGACGGGCAACAAACCCGAGTCTAAGAAATGAATTACCTCATTATTATACTCATTCTTCCATCATTTCATTTCACCAGAGAACCAATACCAATACCAATACCAATACCAATACCAATACCAATACCAATACCAAAGCAAGTTCTTCAACAGCTTTGTTCCCATTTTGCTGTCCTTGA